The Rathayibacter sp. VKM Ac-2759 genome includes a region encoding these proteins:
- a CDS encoding cytochrome c biogenesis protein CcdA produces the protein MNWSETVFAGQLLLAAPIAILAGLVSFASPCVLPLVPGYLAYIGGNPDLATGSRRRLLLGVGLFISGFAVVFIAYGAAFGALGTWLLQWQDVITRMLGAFVILMGIVFIGQIRFLQRTIKPRWKPATGLLGAPLLGVVFGLGWTPCFGPTLAAISALSLDGASAGRGALLGLLYCLGLGIPFLLIALGFSWASTATAFLKRHIRTINLIGGLLLILIGIAMLTGLWTEGIYRLQNLINGFVTPI, from the coding sequence GTGAATTGGAGCGAGACCGTCTTCGCCGGCCAGCTGCTGCTCGCCGCGCCCATCGCGATCCTCGCGGGACTGGTGTCTTTCGCGTCTCCGTGCGTGCTCCCCCTCGTCCCCGGCTACCTCGCCTACATCGGCGGGAACCCCGACCTCGCCACCGGCAGCCGCCGACGGCTGCTGCTCGGGGTGGGACTGTTCATCAGCGGCTTCGCCGTCGTGTTCATCGCCTACGGCGCCGCGTTCGGTGCCCTCGGCACCTGGCTTCTGCAATGGCAGGACGTGATCACCCGGATGCTCGGCGCGTTCGTGATCCTCATGGGCATCGTGTTCATCGGACAGATCCGCTTCCTGCAGCGCACCATCAAGCCGCGATGGAAACCCGCGACCGGGCTGCTCGGCGCGCCCCTTCTCGGCGTCGTCTTCGGCCTGGGCTGGACGCCCTGCTTCGGACCCACCCTCGCCGCGATCTCCGCCCTCAGCCTCGACGGCGCCTCCGCCGGCCGCGGCGCCCTCCTCGGGCTGCTCTACTGCCTCGGCTTGGGGATCCCGTTCCTGCTCATCGCCCTCGGCTTCTCCTGGGCGAGCACCGCGACCGCGTTCCTCAAACGCCACATCCGCACCATCAACCTCATCGGCGGACTGCTGCTCATCCTCATCGGCATCGCCATGCTCACCGGCCTGTGGACCGAGGGGATCTACCGCCTCCAGAACCTCATCAACGGCTTCGTCACCCCCATCTGA
- a CDS encoding cytochrome c oxidase assembly protein has product MPSTHPALDEAPQRPSRTTRVALILGAPLAAGAALLALAATGALDPDRLLIDPGVVATRGLPLARVLHDLAATLTVGLLLVALLLPRSNRSGNAVRETAIRWASWAAAAWVLSAAAVLVFTVANAIGAPVSSPTFPAQLWFYITQLELGQVLLLSLAAAAAVHVITLLTPDRAWSIAAFALALFALLPLALTGHAAGADEHINAVNSLAVHLIGVTLWAGGLLGVVLLARRLGAALPDVAERYSRVAGFAFAAVALSGIINASLRLTDPTDLATPYGTLLIIKTTALLALGAIGAWHRARVLPGLRVESRRRRAFLRLAAVELVIMAATIGVSVALSLSETPIGDATVNDPRRNLLGFPYPDPVTVGRLFTSWHLDWIGLAAAVTVAFWYLRTLARLRRIGRTWPLRRTIAWCAGVLVLLWATNGGPGVYAQVHLSALLGQHLLLAAVVPALLVAGRPVDLHRANRAAHLPPFALPRASRRPGVLGQVLRRPSVAVVLFFANLAAYYGTDWLQWSLFFYQGRAAIIATSITTGLLLATALSRRPERTSDAIEQLLTLLATVAGFLILGWTLRDTGSILAPSWWIAMLYPDDAVLFDQGRAGAVALIAATVTALTTSALLNLARRPRRTTEASA; this is encoded by the coding sequence GTGCCCAGCACACACCCCGCCCTCGACGAAGCGCCGCAGCGCCCCTCACGGACGACCCGCGTCGCGCTGATCCTCGGCGCGCCCCTCGCGGCCGGCGCCGCACTGCTCGCCCTCGCCGCGACCGGCGCCCTGGACCCCGACCGGCTCCTCATCGACCCCGGCGTCGTCGCCACCCGCGGCCTGCCCCTCGCCCGCGTCCTGCACGACCTCGCCGCGACGCTCACCGTGGGCCTGCTGCTCGTCGCGCTTCTCCTGCCCCGCTCGAACCGCTCCGGGAATGCGGTCCGGGAGACGGCGATCCGGTGGGCGTCCTGGGCGGCCGCCGCCTGGGTCCTCTCCGCCGCTGCGGTCCTCGTGTTCACCGTCGCCAACGCGATCGGCGCCCCCGTCAGCTCCCCCACGTTCCCCGCGCAGCTGTGGTTCTACATCACCCAGCTCGAGCTCGGGCAGGTCCTGCTGCTCTCCCTCGCCGCCGCCGCGGCCGTGCACGTAATAACTCTGCTCACCCCCGACCGGGCGTGGAGCATCGCCGCGTTCGCGCTCGCCCTGTTCGCTCTGCTCCCGCTCGCGTTGACCGGTCACGCGGCCGGCGCCGACGAGCACATCAACGCCGTCAACAGCCTCGCCGTGCACCTGATCGGGGTGACCCTGTGGGCTGGAGGCCTGCTCGGCGTCGTCCTCCTCGCCCGACGCCTCGGCGCGGCCTTGCCCGACGTCGCCGAACGGTACTCGAGGGTCGCCGGATTCGCGTTCGCCGCCGTCGCCCTCTCCGGGATCATCAACGCCTCCCTCCGCCTCACCGACCCCACCGATCTCGCCACCCCCTACGGGACCCTGCTGATCATCAAGACCACCGCCCTGCTGGCACTCGGCGCTATCGGCGCGTGGCACCGCGCCCGCGTGCTGCCCGGCCTGCGAGTCGAGAGCCGGCGTCGCCGGGCGTTCCTGCGCCTCGCCGCGGTGGAGCTGGTGATCATGGCCGCCACGATCGGCGTGTCCGTCGCGCTGTCTCTCTCCGAAACCCCGATCGGTGACGCGACGGTGAACGATCCCCGCCGTAACCTCCTCGGCTTCCCCTACCCCGACCCGGTCACCGTCGGCCGCCTGTTCACCTCCTGGCACCTGGACTGGATCGGCCTCGCCGCCGCCGTGACCGTGGCCTTCTGGTACCTGCGCACCCTCGCCCGGCTGCGCCGCATCGGCCGCACCTGGCCTCTCCGGCGCACGATCGCCTGGTGCGCAGGCGTGCTGGTTCTGCTCTGGGCGACGAACGGTGGACCCGGCGTCTACGCGCAAGTGCACCTCAGCGCGCTCCTCGGACAGCACCTGCTTCTCGCCGCCGTCGTCCCCGCGCTGCTCGTCGCCGGGAGACCGGTCGATCTTCACCGCGCGAACCGCGCCGCACACCTGCCGCCGTTCGCCCTCCCTCGTGCGTCACGCCGACCCGGGGTCCTCGGGCAGGTGCTGCGGCGGCCGAGCGTCGCCGTGGTCCTGTTCTTCGCGAACCTCGCCGCGTACTACGGCACCGACTGGCTGCAATGGTCGCTGTTCTTCTACCAGGGGCGCGCCGCGATCATCGCCACCAGCATCACCACCGGATTGCTGCTCGCCACCGCCCTCTCCCGTCGCCCCGAACGCACCAGCGACGCCATCGAGCAGCTGCTCACCCTGCTCGCCACCGTGGCCGGATTCCTCATCCTCGGCTGGACGCTGCGCGACACCGGCAGCATCCTTGCGCCGTCGTGGTGGATCGCGATGCTCTACCCCGACGACGCCGTCCTCTTCGATCAGGGCCGCGCGGGCGCAGTCGCCCTCATCGCCGCCACCGTCACCGCCCTGACCACCAGCGCACTCCTCAACCTCGCTCGACGACCCCGACGCACGACGGAGGCCTCCGCATGA
- a CDS encoding M23 family metallopeptidase, with product MTRHHPTPLRRVHRFAVSAVAFSVLLAVLAPAPAMAAEYPSWEDVEAARSSETSKQAQIGEITALLTELRDNADTARSTQDARVADYEKAQATLDEATYRADELQTAADEAKALAEQSRKQAGQLASTLSRAGGTNLTLALLTSADSGSLLDQLASMTKLTEKTDAIYTTARTDSNTATALTAQAEIARDALADLAAAADAALADAIAAREAADTRVQEQQDYESTLRSQLAVLTENRAATEADYQTGEDARRAAEAARAAAEAARIAAQAEAARIAEAARAAAPASSTPAGGTTPAGGGAPVAGPSSQGWVKPVSGRISSPFGPRPQQPVAGVNPFHYATDIVASCGAPVAAASSGTVSYSGAFGSYGNWVLLDHGNGIQTGYAHNSTLLVDAGQTVTAGQIIALVGTTGASTGCHSHYETRTGGARVDPEPFMRARGVTLG from the coding sequence ATGACCCGCCACCACCCCACCCCGCTCCGCAGGGTCCACCGCTTCGCGGTCTCCGCGGTCGCTTTCAGCGTCCTGCTGGCCGTCCTCGCTCCCGCTCCGGCGATGGCGGCGGAGTATCCGAGTTGGGAGGACGTCGAAGCGGCCCGCTCCAGCGAGACCAGTAAGCAGGCGCAGATCGGGGAGATCACCGCGCTGCTCACCGAGCTTCGCGACAACGCCGACACCGCGCGCAGCACTCAGGACGCGCGCGTCGCCGACTACGAGAAGGCGCAGGCGACTCTCGACGAAGCCACCTATCGAGCCGACGAGCTCCAGACCGCCGCGGATGAGGCGAAAGCCCTTGCGGAGCAGTCCCGGAAGCAGGCCGGTCAGCTCGCGTCCACCCTCTCCCGCGCCGGCGGCACGAACCTCACTCTCGCGCTGCTGACCAGCGCCGACAGCGGCAGCCTGCTCGATCAGCTCGCATCGATGACCAAGCTGACAGAGAAGACCGACGCGATCTACACGACCGCCCGTACCGACTCCAACACCGCCACCGCCCTCACCGCTCAGGCAGAGATCGCCCGCGACGCTCTCGCGGATCTCGCGGCCGCCGCGGACGCCGCTCTCGCCGACGCGATCGCCGCGCGCGAGGCCGCCGACACCCGAGTGCAGGAACAGCAGGACTACGAGAGCACCCTCCGCAGCCAACTCGCCGTCCTCACCGAGAACCGCGCCGCGACCGAAGCCGACTACCAGACAGGCGAGGACGCGCGCCGCGCCGCGGAAGCAGCCCGAGCAGCCGCGGAAGCCGCCCGCATCGCTGCCCAGGCCGAAGCCGCCCGAATCGCCGAAGCTGCCCGCGCCGCTGCGCCAGCCAGCAGCACTCCAGCCGGAGGCACCACACCCGCAGGCGGCGGGGCGCCGGTCGCCGGCCCCTCCTCCCAAGGATGGGTGAAGCCCGTCTCCGGCCGCATCAGCAGCCCCTTCGGACCCCGCCCGCAGCAGCCCGTCGCCGGAGTGAACCCTTTCCACTACGCGACCGACATCGTCGCCAGCTGCGGGGCCCCCGTCGCCGCCGCCTCCAGCGGCACCGTCTCCTACTCGGGCGCGTTCGGCAGCTACGGCAACTGGGTCCTTCTCGATCACGGCAACGGGATCCAGACCGGCTACGCCCACAACTCCACCCTCCTCGTCGACGCGGGACAGACCGTCACCGCAGGCCAGATCATCGCCCTCGTCGGCACCACCGGAGCGTCCACCGGCTGCCACTCCCACTACGAAACCCGCACCGGCGGCGCACGCGTCGATCCCGAACCGTTCATGCGAGCCCGCGGCGTCACCCTCGGATGA
- a CDS encoding metalloregulator ArsR/SmtB family transcription factor, whose product MDADSRCGRHVESPYVELAVEVFSMLADATRVRIVLALADGELAVNDLAERVGKSPAAVSQHLAKLRLARVVSTRQEGTRVFYRLMNEHARQLVADAIFQAEHQLGGTPAHHHGEASDADRTA is encoded by the coding sequence ATGGATGCAGACAGTAGGTGCGGGCGGCACGTCGAGAGCCCGTACGTCGAACTCGCGGTCGAGGTGTTCTCGATGCTGGCCGACGCGACGCGGGTGCGGATCGTGCTCGCCCTCGCCGACGGCGAGCTCGCGGTGAACGACCTGGCCGAGCGGGTCGGGAAGTCGCCCGCGGCGGTGTCGCAGCATCTCGCGAAGCTGCGGCTGGCGCGGGTGGTCTCGACCCGTCAGGAGGGGACGCGGGTGTTCTACCGCCTCATGAACGAGCACGCCCGGCAGCTCGTGGCCGACGCGATCTTCCAGGCCGAGCACCAGCTCGGCGGCACTCCCGCCCACCACCACGGGGAGGCGTCCGATGCGGACCGCACTGCGTAG
- a CDS encoding DMT family transporter: protein MRTALRSRGVQAALLSAVLFGAGTPAAKLLLDSVSPWLLAGLLYCGSGIGLGLLRLVRRSPRVRLERGEYAPLGGAILFGGILGPVLLLVGLVNTPASGASLLLNAEGVATALLAWFVFRENVDRRIAVGMLAIVAGAVVLTVPAGIAFGSPWPALAILGACLCWGIDNNLTRKVALTDATWLAAVKGGVAGPVNLVLAFALGAQLPALGNIAAAMTVGFFAYGVSLVLFIVALRHVGTARAGAYYSVAPFFGAVLAVVLGEPVTAPLLVAAALMAVGIGLHLTERHEHEHTHEPLTHDHWHTHDDRDEHHQHEHDEPVPAGTRHRHVHTHEAITHTHEHYPDSHHRHEH, encoded by the coding sequence ATGCGGACCGCACTGCGTAGCCGGGGAGTGCAGGCGGCGCTGCTCTCCGCGGTCCTGTTCGGCGCGGGAACGCCCGCGGCGAAGCTCCTGCTCGACTCCGTCAGCCCCTGGCTGCTCGCGGGACTCCTCTATTGCGGCTCCGGGATCGGGCTGGGCCTCCTGCGCCTGGTCCGCCGCTCCCCGCGCGTGCGCCTCGAGCGCGGCGAGTACGCACCGCTCGGCGGCGCGATCCTCTTCGGCGGGATCCTCGGCCCCGTCCTGCTGCTCGTCGGCCTCGTGAACACGCCCGCCTCGGGAGCGTCGCTGCTGCTGAACGCGGAGGGAGTCGCGACCGCGCTGCTGGCCTGGTTCGTCTTCCGCGAGAACGTCGACCGGCGCATCGCCGTCGGCATGCTCGCCATCGTCGCGGGCGCCGTCGTGCTCACCGTGCCCGCGGGGATCGCGTTCGGCAGCCCCTGGCCGGCGCTGGCGATCCTCGGCGCCTGCCTGTGCTGGGGCATCGACAACAACCTCACCCGGAAGGTCGCCCTCACCGACGCGACCTGGCTCGCCGCGGTCAAGGGCGGCGTCGCCGGTCCAGTCAACCTCGTCCTCGCCTTCGCCCTCGGGGCGCAGCTGCCCGCCCTCGGCAACATCGCGGCCGCGATGACCGTCGGCTTCTTCGCCTACGGGGTGAGCCTCGTGCTCTTCATCGTCGCCCTCCGGCACGTGGGCACCGCCCGGGCGGGCGCCTACTACTCCGTCGCCCCGTTCTTCGGCGCCGTCCTCGCCGTCGTCCTCGGCGAACCGGTGACCGCACCGCTCCTCGTCGCCGCCGCGCTGATGGCCGTCGGGATCGGACTGCACCTCACCGAGCGCCACGAGCACGAGCACACCCACGAGCCGCTCACCCACGACCACTGGCACACCCACGACGACCGGGACGAGCACCACCAGCACGAACACGACGAGCCCGTCCCCGCCGGCACCCGGCACCGGCACGTCCACACTCACGAGGCAATCACCCACACCCACGAGCACTACCCGGACAGCCACCACCGCCACGAGCACTGA
- a CDS encoding IS110 family transposase: MSTTIIGIDPHKESWTAVAVGPRGERIGAVRAPVTSAGYRQLRRFAARFPEPVWAIEGAYGLGAPLAAMLTEDGVTAWDVPAKLAARVRVLSTGHSRKTDEDDALSVAVAATTSSKLRTVQVDAASTELKLLTEHRDDLVRTRTQTINRLHAIMTLLVVGGAPRRLTADIAAALLRRVRSTESMTTTRRLIAVDLVAEIRRLDKRISTATGHILERVNATESTLTVVPGIGQLTAGKILARTGPVTRFATEAHFAAYAGVAPREVSSGDVVRHRLSRSGDRQLNYALHVIALTQVSMKTSPGRVFYERKRAEGKGSKEALRALKRRLATVVFRILVADHLRAAVGPAGQPGTTLQSSAAGSHPNADSSDKSLTEPTSTEPIHVAA; the protein is encoded by the coding sequence ATGTCGACGACGATCATTGGTATCGACCCGCACAAAGAGAGCTGGACAGCGGTAGCTGTCGGCCCTCGCGGTGAACGGATCGGCGCCGTGCGGGCGCCGGTAACGAGCGCCGGCTACCGGCAACTCCGGCGGTTCGCGGCCCGTTTCCCCGAGCCTGTCTGGGCGATTGAGGGCGCCTATGGTCTCGGAGCACCACTGGCGGCGATGCTGACCGAGGACGGAGTCACCGCATGGGACGTCCCCGCGAAACTCGCCGCACGAGTGCGGGTCCTCTCCACCGGCCACAGCCGGAAGACCGACGAGGACGACGCCCTCTCGGTCGCGGTCGCCGCCACGACGTCCAGCAAGCTGCGAACCGTGCAGGTCGACGCGGCCTCCACGGAGCTGAAGCTGCTCACCGAGCATCGCGACGACCTCGTGCGCACCCGTACCCAGACCATCAACCGGCTCCACGCCATCATGACGTTGCTGGTCGTCGGAGGAGCGCCTCGCAGGCTGACCGCAGACATAGCGGCTGCCCTGCTGCGCCGAGTCCGCTCGACCGAGAGCATGACCACAACACGCCGGCTCATCGCGGTCGACCTCGTCGCGGAGATCCGCCGTCTCGACAAGCGGATCTCCACCGCGACTGGACACATCCTCGAGCGGGTCAATGCGACGGAGTCCACCCTCACCGTTGTTCCCGGGATCGGGCAGCTCACCGCGGGGAAGATCCTCGCCCGCACCGGCCCCGTCACCCGATTCGCTACCGAGGCCCACTTCGCCGCTTATGCCGGCGTCGCACCTCGCGAGGTGTCTTCAGGCGACGTCGTGCGGCACCGCCTCTCCCGAAGCGGCGACCGGCAACTGAACTACGCCCTCCACGTGATCGCGCTCACCCAGGTCAGCATGAAAACCAGCCCCGGCCGAGTCTTCTACGAGCGCAAACGCGCCGAGGGCAAGGGCAGCAAGGAAGCGCTCCGCGCCCTGAAACGGCGCCTGGCAACGGTCGTGTTCCGCATCCTCGTCGCCGACCACCTACGCGCAGCGGTGGGTCCGGCGGGACAACCAGGAACGACGCTTCAATCCAGCGCGGCCGGCTCACATCCCAACGCCGACTCTTCGGATAAGTCACTCACCGAACCCACCTCAACAGAGCCTATCCACGTCGCCGCTTGA
- a CDS encoding DUF3560 domain-containing protein codes for MLTITHTPDAGTLIEGTSRGDGTAEILKASGWRWGRTIAAWYVPQSRDRLPKWSTINRAAAALCAAGHEITVDADESFRPAAEAEVAKIQRQAARVDALDAKADRRAAQADDADEAARRALRRLPEGGEPIKIGHHSENHHRNAIAKADAAFGRSVEADREATRARARADIAAGTTETRYLPRTVAHRIDRLDTDVRLLTRRIEGGSHNFGGGHIETTAPATGARLDRLRTERAQRENERDYWSTVREAQAAAGATAIHSRDTIAKGDAIEHKFGWSTVTRVNPKTVTVALDWNGGTRPYSVAYADIRSHRVTADVAASAEAAAS; via the coding sequence ATGCTCACCATCACCCACACCCCCGACGCCGGAACCCTCATCGAGGGCACCAGCCGCGGCGACGGCACCGCCGAGATCCTGAAGGCGTCCGGCTGGCGTTGGGGCCGCACCATCGCCGCCTGGTACGTCCCGCAGTCCCGCGACCGCCTCCCGAAGTGGTCGACCATCAACCGCGCCGCGGCCGCGCTGTGCGCGGCAGGGCACGAGATCACCGTCGACGCCGACGAGAGCTTCCGCCCCGCCGCCGAGGCCGAGGTCGCGAAGATCCAGCGCCAGGCCGCCCGCGTCGACGCGCTCGACGCCAAGGCCGACCGCCGCGCCGCGCAGGCGGACGACGCGGACGAGGCCGCGCGCCGCGCCCTGCGCCGCCTCCCCGAGGGCGGCGAGCCGATCAAGATCGGCCACCACTCCGAAAACCACCACCGGAACGCGATCGCCAAGGCCGACGCCGCCTTCGGCCGCAGCGTCGAGGCCGACCGCGAGGCCACCCGCGCCCGCGCCCGCGCCGACATCGCCGCCGGGACGACCGAGACCCGCTACCTCCCGCGTACGGTCGCCCACCGCATCGACCGACTCGACACCGACGTCAGACTCCTCACCCGCCGGATCGAGGGCGGCTCGCACAACTTCGGCGGCGGCCACATCGAGACGACCGCCCCCGCCACCGGCGCGCGGCTCGACCGTCTGCGCACCGAGCGGGCGCAGCGCGAGAACGAGCGCGACTACTGGAGCACCGTCCGCGAGGCACAGGCCGCCGCCGGTGCGACCGCGATCCACAGCCGCGACACGATCGCCAAGGGCGACGCGATCGAGCACAAGTTCGGGTGGAGCACCGTGACCCGCGTGAACCCTAAGACCGTGACCGTCGCCCTCGACTGGAACGGCGGGACCCGTCCCTACTCCGTCGCCTACGCCGACATTCGGAGCCACCGCGTTACCGCCGACGTCGCAGCTAGCGCGGAGGCGGCGGCGAGCTGA
- a CDS encoding ParA family protein, whose translation MQVVMVYSESGGVSKTTTAVSLAMVAATRGKRVLLIDLDPRAATTKWLNVVPTGEGLHVGAILGDPDPEGWAQDLAVSSSWNDNLRVIPSARSVSNREADRADHAEIRLKVSLLGLNADLVVIDCPNRQGGPLTLAALNAADTVVYAATPSGDGVDGVEGARRTIEQFRINRRRLGAPASITEAGIVVGGVKETIMSRPAVASIEELRATGLLLTPLVPDRAIVPEVRLVGEWYGNYRKGAPVLAAYTEIVEQVIR comes from the coding sequence ATGCAGGTAGTCATGGTGTACAGCGAATCAGGCGGGGTCAGCAAGACCACGACGGCCGTCTCCCTGGCGATGGTCGCCGCGACGAGGGGGAAGCGGGTTCTGCTCATCGACCTCGACCCACGCGCAGCGACGACGAAGTGGCTCAATGTTGTGCCGACGGGGGAGGGCTTGCATGTGGGGGCAATCCTCGGAGACCCTGATCCGGAGGGTTGGGCTCAAGACCTGGCCGTCAGCAGCTCGTGGAATGATAACTTGCGCGTAATTCCTTCCGCTCGATCGGTTTCTAATCGTGAAGCCGACCGAGCTGATCACGCCGAGATCAGGTTGAAAGTATCTTTGTTGGGCCTTAACGCGGACCTTGTCGTTATCGATTGTCCCAATCGGCAAGGCGGGCCTTTGACGCTTGCGGCGCTGAACGCGGCAGATACGGTCGTCTACGCGGCGACGCCCAGCGGAGACGGCGTCGACGGGGTGGAGGGGGCTCGCAGAACGATCGAGCAGTTTCGCATCAACCGCCGTCGTCTCGGCGCTCCTGCTTCGATCACCGAGGCCGGAATCGTAGTTGGTGGCGTAAAAGAGACAATCATGAGCCGACCTGCGGTGGCGAGCATCGAAGAGCTGCGGGCTACTGGCCTCTTGCTTACTCCACTTGTTCCTGACCGCGCGATCGTCCCAGAAGTGCGATTGGTTGGGGAATGGTACGGCAACTATCGAAAGGGAGCCCCAGTCCTTGCTGCGTACACCGAGATCGTGGAGCAGGTAATCCGATGA
- the umuD gene encoding translesion error-prone DNA polymerase V autoproteolytic subunit yields MTVTIVERISTPALDAVAIAFLVAGDAVAAGFPSPAQDYFDGSLDLNDHLIRDKTSTFIVRVSGESMIGAGISDGDELVVDRSLSPKDGNVVVAILDGELTVKRLELSPGGVILRAENSEYPPILVPELSDLQVWGVVTVCLHHLHRAL; encoded by the coding sequence ATGACTGTGACGATCGTGGAGCGGATCTCGACTCCGGCTCTGGACGCCGTGGCGATCGCGTTCCTCGTCGCCGGCGACGCGGTAGCCGCTGGGTTCCCCTCCCCCGCGCAGGACTACTTCGACGGCTCCCTCGACCTCAACGACCACCTGATCCGCGACAAGACCTCCACCTTCATCGTCCGCGTCTCCGGGGAGAGCATGATCGGCGCCGGCATCAGCGACGGCGACGAGCTCGTGGTCGACCGCTCCCTCTCCCCCAAGGACGGCAACGTCGTCGTCGCGATCCTCGACGGCGAACTCACCGTCAAGCGCCTCGAACTCTCCCCCGGCGGCGTCATCCTGCGCGCCGAGAACTCCGAGTACCCGCCGATCCTCGTCCCCGAGCTCAGCGACCTCCAGGTGTGGGGCGTCGTCACCGTCTGCCTCCACCACCTCCACCGTGCGCTCTGA
- a CDS encoding geranylgeranyl reductase family protein, which produces MTHETADNHWDVVVVGAGPAGASAARVAADHGARVLLLDKARFPRYKTCGGGLIGVSRNYLAPGVSYDFDRRIGAVGFSRHMGRITRRSGPDAALVMVQRETFDQQNVDAAIAAGAEFRDGVNVRSISEADSLVTLTSDKGTFTANIVVGADGSGGRIGRYVGVEIEQADLGLEAEIPMPKGEHWRNTALLDWGPRPGTYAWVFPKKDSLTVGVIEAKGTAPHTREYLNQWLSRLGMATTPPLHESGHLTQWRKVGTPSYRGHVLVAGETAGLLEPWTREGISFALRSGTWAGTAAAAAAAGDGAALADYSVQITRELEPEISAGSSLLRFFEKRSALVHLVTAHSRLGANYFFRFCNGETSLARAFRHGLLRRAVALLSRG; this is translated from the coding sequence ATGACACACGAGACCGCCGACAATCACTGGGACGTCGTCGTCGTCGGTGCAGGGCCGGCAGGCGCCAGCGCAGCACGCGTCGCCGCCGATCATGGAGCACGGGTGCTCCTCCTCGACAAGGCCCGCTTTCCTCGCTACAAGACATGCGGAGGCGGTCTCATCGGGGTCTCCCGCAACTACCTCGCGCCGGGTGTCTCCTACGACTTCGACCGCCGCATCGGCGCAGTCGGGTTCTCACGACACATGGGCCGCATCACTCGACGTTCTGGCCCGGACGCCGCGCTCGTGATGGTCCAGCGGGAGACGTTCGACCAGCAGAACGTCGATGCCGCCATTGCGGCCGGCGCCGAGTTCCGTGATGGTGTCAATGTCCGCTCGATCAGCGAGGCGGACAGCCTCGTCACGCTCACATCGGACAAGGGCACTTTCACGGCCAACATAGTTGTCGGCGCAGACGGCTCCGGCGGTCGAATCGGCCGATACGTGGGGGTCGAGATTGAACAGGCCGACCTCGGCCTCGAAGCTGAAATCCCGATGCCCAAGGGCGAGCACTGGCGCAACACCGCTCTGCTCGACTGGGGTCCTCGCCCGGGCACCTACGCCTGGGTGTTCCCCAAAAAGGACTCCCTCACGGTCGGCGTCATCGAGGCCAAAGGCACTGCTCCGCACACCCGCGAGTACCTCAACCAGTGGCTCTCTCGGCTCGGCATGGCGACCACTCCCCCGCTGCACGAGAGCGGGCACCTGACTCAATGGCGCAAGGTGGGAACGCCGTCCTACCGTGGTCACGTCCTCGTGGCCGGAGAGACGGCAGGTCTCCTCGAGCCGTGGACTCGGGAAGGCATCAGCTTTGCTCTGCGCTCCGGGACCTGGGCCGGCACAGCGGCCGCGGCCGCAGCGGCCGGCGACGGTGCTGCCCTGGCCGACTACTCCGTGCAGATCACCCGAGAGCTCGAACCGGAGATCAGTGCAGGATCGTCGCTTCTCCGTTTCTTCGAGAAGCGCTCCGCGCTCGTCCACCTCGTCACCGCTCACTCGAGACTCGGAGCCAACTACTTTTTCCGGTTCTGCAACGGCGAGACGAGCCTTGCGCGCGCGTTCCGCCACGGCTTGTTACGCCGAGCCGTGGCGCTTCTTTCGCGCGGATAG